A DNA window from Corynebacterium ciconiae DSM 44920 contains the following coding sequences:
- a CDS encoding GNAT family N-acetyltransferase, whose amino-acid sequence MSASQHVRLDEGSNTYVIEVDGQMAGYAEFRAVDETVRDFNHTVVLDEYRGQGLSSPLIRYALDDSIRAGMKIMPSCSAVEHFIAKNPEYQEHVAG is encoded by the coding sequence ATGAGCGCTTCCCAGCATGTGCGCCTCGATGAGGGCTCGAACACCTACGTGATCGAGGTGGACGGCCAGATGGCCGGCTATGCCGAGTTTCGGGCCGTGGACGAGACGGTGCGCGACTTCAACCACACCGTGGTGCTTGATGAGTACCGCGGCCAGGGGCTGTCCTCGCCGCTGATCCGCTACGCGCTGGATGATTCGATCCGGGCAGGGATGAAGATCATGCCGAGCTGCTCCGCCGTGGAGCACTTCATTGCGAAGAACCCGGAGTATCAGGAGCACGTGGCCGGCTAG
- a CDS encoding MMPL family transporter yields the protein MTTSAPSRWYRLGLPLLLIAVWVVVMGLGGPQFGAISEVSSNDQASFLPESAESTTVSEALPEFRGSDSIPAVVVITGDAISPTELSDLTEQLGSSFPNLEFSPLIPSEDGEALQLVAAIPSDADVADTVSRLDTALSERLPDGDEFWVTGPAGLSADLSAAFAGIDSQLLLVTVAAVLLVLIVVYRSPILPLMVLLSALTALCLAVAINVALARAGVVTINGQVQGILFILVIGAATDYGLLYTARYREELSTHEQPWQATRAALSGTWEPIAASAGTVIAGLLCLVLSDLVSTAALGPVASLGILAAVATSLTFLPAMLLLAGRAAFWPRRPRTSDGQTSSATWTRVADATARRPRALALGISAALACGWLGLIGFQADGVPQSDFVLGQSDARDGLEVLDRHFPGGSGSPVYVLSDEADLDSTLSIIDATAGVEQPSALPARAAEPTVIDGQVMIQATLDDPADSDAAKDTVRRLREALPSAAVGGTTAVDMDTTATSLRDRNIIIPLVLAVITVMLAGLLRSVLAPVVLLATTILSFGTALGLSALIFHLIGFSGADPTVPLYGFVFLVALGIDYNIFLMTRVREEALLHGTYRGVRRGLITTGGVITSAGVVLAATFAALAVIPIQFLVQLAVIVALGVLIDALIVRSFLVPALSLWLGNRIWWPAHSKYPHT from the coding sequence ATGACCACATCTGCTCCCTCACGTTGGTACCGCCTAGGCCTCCCGCTTCTTCTCATCGCCGTGTGGGTGGTGGTCATGGGGCTAGGCGGCCCCCAGTTTGGCGCGATCAGCGAGGTCTCCTCCAATGACCAGGCCTCCTTTTTGCCCGAAAGCGCCGAGTCCACCACTGTGAGCGAAGCTCTGCCCGAGTTCCGGGGTAGCGACTCCATCCCCGCGGTGGTGGTGATCACCGGCGATGCCATATCCCCGACCGAACTGAGCGATCTCACCGAGCAGCTGGGATCCAGCTTCCCCAACCTCGAGTTCAGTCCGCTCATCCCCTCGGAAGACGGCGAGGCCCTCCAGCTCGTGGCGGCCATCCCGAGCGATGCCGATGTGGCAGACACCGTCAGCCGGCTCGACACGGCGCTCTCCGAGCGCCTTCCGGACGGCGATGAATTCTGGGTTACTGGGCCGGCAGGTTTGAGCGCCGATCTTTCCGCCGCCTTCGCCGGAATCGACTCCCAGCTGCTGCTGGTCACCGTGGCCGCGGTACTGCTCGTGCTCATTGTGGTCTACCGCTCCCCGATCTTGCCGCTCATGGTGCTGCTCTCCGCCCTGACGGCGCTGTGCCTAGCGGTGGCCATCAACGTGGCCTTGGCTCGAGCTGGGGTGGTCACCATCAATGGCCAGGTGCAGGGTATTCTCTTCATCCTCGTCATCGGCGCGGCCACCGATTATGGGCTGCTTTATACGGCCCGCTACCGCGAGGAGCTCAGCACCCACGAGCAGCCATGGCAGGCCACGCGCGCAGCCCTCAGCGGCACGTGGGAGCCCATTGCCGCCTCGGCCGGCACTGTGATCGCGGGCTTGCTTTGCCTTGTGCTCTCAGATCTGGTGTCCACTGCCGCCCTAGGCCCGGTGGCTTCACTCGGCATCCTCGCCGCGGTGGCGACCTCGCTGACCTTTCTTCCAGCCATGCTGCTGCTCGCTGGGCGAGCGGCGTTTTGGCCGCGTCGCCCGCGCACGAGCGATGGGCAGACCAGTTCGGCAACGTGGACTCGGGTGGCCGATGCCACCGCCCGCCGGCCCCGTGCCCTGGCCCTCGGTATTTCTGCCGCGCTTGCGTGCGGCTGGTTGGGGCTCATCGGCTTTCAAGCGGATGGGGTGCCCCAATCCGACTTTGTCCTCGGCCAGAGCGATGCCCGTGATGGCCTAGAGGTGCTGGATCGTCACTTTCCCGGCGGCTCCGGCTCGCCCGTGTATGTCTTAAGCGATGAGGCCGATCTGGACTCCACCCTCAGCATCATCGACGCAACCGCCGGGGTGGAACAGCCCAGCGCGCTGCCGGCCCGCGCCGCCGAACCCACCGTGATCGATGGCCAGGTGATGATCCAAGCCACCCTCGATGACCCCGCCGACTCCGACGCAGCGAAGGACACGGTGCGCCGGCTGCGCGAGGCCCTGCCCTCGGCGGCGGTGGGAGGCACCACGGCCGTGGATATGGACACCACCGCCACCTCCCTGAGAGACCGAAACATCATCATCCCCCTCGTGCTGGCGGTGATCACCGTAATGCTTGCGGGTTTGCTGCGCTCGGTGCTGGCGCCGGTGGTGCTTCTCGCCACCACCATCCTCTCCTTCGGCACCGCCCTGGGCCTGTCTGCGCTGATCTTCCACCTCATCGGCTTCAGCGGCGCCGACCCCACCGTGCCCCTCTACGGTTTCGTATTCCTAGTTGCACTCGGTATCGACTACAACATCTTCCTCATGACACGCGTACGCGAAGAGGCCCTCCTCCACGGCACTTATCGCGGGGTGCGGCGCGGGCTCATCACCACCGGCGGTGTGATCACCAGCGCCGGGGTGGTCCTGGCCGCGACCTTCGCCGCCCTAGCGGTGATCCCCATCCAATTCTTGGTGCAGCTGGCAGTGATCGTGGCCCTCGGCGTGCTTATCGACGCCCTCATCGTCCGATCCTTCCTCGTACCCGCGCTGAGCCTGTGGCTCGGCAACCGGATCTGGTGGCCTGCCCACTCCAAGTATCCCCACACATAA